ATGACTGTGCAGATATTGGTGACACTGGGCAATGGCATGACTGTGTGAATACACTTTTTCAATTTCCTGCCCGTGATGATCGGGATGGACAAGCAGGTGTTGTTTGATCGGCACCGTAAGCTCTGCAATAATCGATTGATCCACTTGGTGGACCAGGTAATCGATCGTCAAATGCACCGATCCCTCAATAGCATTTTCCAACGGTACGACTGCTGTCGCTATCTCTCCCTTTTCAACGGCATCCAGACAGGAGGGAATGGTTTCAAAACTTACATACGTCCCTCCATCAAACATAGCGTCCACGGCCATTTTCGTAAATGTTCCTTTAGGTCCTAAGTATCCGATCCGTTGTTCCGACATGATTTCCCCTCCAAATTATGCTCCCGAACTGAGAATCTCTACACGATCCACAAAGTCCAGCTTATGCAGTTGCTGCAGTAATTTCTCAATTGATCCTGTCATTCCTGACGTATTCAGGGACAACGTGACGTTTGCTTTCCCCTGTAACGGAATCGTCTGATGGATCGTCAAAACGTTACAACCTGACCTCGCTACGATCATCAGCAGATCAGAAAGTGTCCCTTTCCTGTCTTCTAAATGGAAGAACAACGTGATCATCTGTTCTTTGACCATTGCCTGAAAAGGGAACACGGCATCTCTATATTTGTAAAAAGCGCTTCTGGAAAGTCCCACCTTCTGGACGGCATCGAAAATCGATTCCACTTTCCCCCGCTCCAGCAGGGCTTTCGCATCAATCGTTTTCTTCATCGCTTCCGGGAGGATGTCACTACGGACTAAATAAAACTTCTCATTATAATCCGCCATCGGATCTGCCTCCCTTAATCGACGAATTCAAATTCGTAGTCAAGCAGACGGACAGTATCTCCGTTCTCCGCACCACGTTTACGCAATTCTTCATCTACCCCCATGCTCCGCATTTGGCGCGCGAATCGGTTGATCGACTGATCACGCGAGAAGTCGGTCCTGCGGAACAGGGATTCAATTTTATCGCCATACAATACGTATGCTCCGTCATCATCACGACGGACTTTGAACGCTGCTTCTTCTTTCTCGTACTTATAGATCACACGCTCGTCGACTTCTTCAATCTCTTCTTCCTGCTTAGGAATCTGATCTAATTTGTCGGCGACTGCATAAAGAAGCTCCTCTAACCCTTCTCTCGTTACCGTAGATATGGAATAAATGTCTGCTTCCGTATCACCCAGCTGCTCTTTAAAAGCCTCTAGGTTCTCCGCAGATTCCGGCATATCCATCTTGTTTGCCACGATGATTTGCGGGCGGTTTTCCAATCGTTTATCGTACGACGACAATTCATTGTTAATCGTCACATAATCGTCATATGGGTCCCGTCCTTCCACGCCGGACATGTCAATGACATGCAGAAGCAGACGAGTCCGTTCGACATGACGAAGGAACTGATGGCCAAGACCTACTCCCTCGTGCGCCCCTTCAATCAGACCAGGAAGATCGGCAAGAACGAAACTACGATGATCCTGACTCTCCACGACACCTAAGTTTGGAGACAGCGTCGTAAAGTGATAATCGGCAATTTTCGGTTTTGCTGCCGTCACTACGGAAAGGAAGGTGGATTTCCCGACACTTGGGAACCCGACAAGACCGACGTCAGCAAGAAGCTTCAGCTCAACGATGACATCTAATTCCTGGCCCTGCTCTCCATTTTCAGCGATTTCCGGTGCAGGGTTGCGTGCCGTAGCGAATCGGGCATTCCCACGCCCTCCCCGGCCTCCTTTAGCGATGACTGAGCGCTGCTTATGTTCCGTTAAATCGGCGATCACCTTGCCTGTTTCTGCTACTTTAACCGTTGTTCCAGGAGGCACACTCACGACGAGCGGCTCCGCATTCTTGCCGTGCTGTTTCTGGTTCATACCGTTTTGTCCGCGGGTCGCCTTGAAATGGTGCTGATACCGGAAGTCCATTAATGTATTGAGTCCTTCATCCACTTCAAATACGACATCTCCACCGTTTCCGCCGTCACCGCCGGCAGGACCGCCCATTGGAACGTACTTTTCACGTCTGTATGCGACGAGACCGTTCCCTCCGTCGCCACCTTTAACGAATACTTTGACCTGATCGACAAACATTCTATTCACCTCTTCATTCTATCGTCATTTCGATAGAAAGTTCTTTGTTATCAAATAATGTTACGATGAACCCTTCATGATTCAGCTTCTGCTTTAAATCGTCCCCGTTAATGAAAGGTCCTTCCCATTCCCAACTCAATCCTAAAGCATTCTGGCCGCCCACATAAATCGTAAGCACCCCTTCATACAACTCACCCGGTACTGTATGCTCGTCCATGAGCTGTATCATCCGTATCCCATAAGCGGTCAACCTCTGATCATGACGGGATAAATCAACATCGTCCACAAAGGAGAATTTCACTCGATAGGAATCGTGCGTCCAATTGAACGTCAACAGCCAGATGGAGAATGCTCCTGCATGACTATTTAACAACTTCCGCTCCTCTTCCGCCTCTTCCTTCACTTCTTCAATCTGTTCCATAAGTTTGTCCTGCTTTCCGAGAGACGCATACCCATGGATCAATTGAATTTGATTCATCCAGTCATGACGCTTATGCCTCAACACGGTAATGATATCCTGTTCTCCCATCCTGTCAGCTCCTCGTTCACCCATAATAATAAAAAGTATAGCAAAAATCCAAGGAAACCTAAACAGCCCTCGAAGCGCATGGCAAACAATATAGAAAAAGCCGCGCTTATGCGAAAAGCAAAGCGCGGCTTTTGTGCTGCAGGATCGTATTCAGTTACGCTTCCTGTTGTACAGGATAGACGCTGACTTTCTTACGGTCACGTCCGTAACGTTCGAATTTAACAACACCGTCCACTTTCGCGAACAACGTGTCGTCACCACCGCGGCCGACGTTTGCACCAGGGTAGATCTTCGTACCGCGTTGACGGTAAAGGATAGAACCACCTGTTACAGTTTGTCCGTCTGCACGTTTAGCTCCAAGACGTTTAGACTCGGAATCACGGCCGTTCTTTGTACTACCTACACCCTTCTTCTGGGCGAAAAACTGCAAATCAAGACGTAGCATGAGTCTTCACCTCCTTATCGATGGGATATTTTAATATATTGAGCGTACTCATTTTCAATGGTTTCCAATGAAACCAACATGCCTTCCAAAAGCGTTTGGGCTTTAGAATGAACGGATTCATCCATATTCCCGGGAAGGGTGATCTTTAAGTATCCACCTTCTCCGCCTTGTTCGACAGCAGGTTCGAATTCACACAGACTGATGACTGCATTCACTGCACCAAAGGTAACAGCAGAAACAGCTGCACATACGAGATCATGGCCATAAGGACCACTCTCTGCATGACCGGATACTTCAAATCCGGTAATCGAGCCGTGCGAGCGAAACATCGATACATGTATCATCAGGACGATCCTTACGCGTTGATGTCTTCAACGATAAGTTTCGTGTATGGCTGACGATGACCTTGTTTGCGCTTGTAGTTCTTCTTCGGCTTGTATTTGAATACAGTGATTTTCTTTTGACGACCTTGTTTTTCAACTTTAGCCGTTACAGAAGCACCGTCAACGTAAGGAGCTCCCACTTTCGTGTCATCTCCGCCTACGAAAAGAACTTTGTCAAAAGTAACAGATTCACCAGCTTCTACGTCCATTTTCTCAACGAAGATCTCCTGGCCTTTCTCCACTTTCACTTGCTTGCCACCAGTTTCAATAATTGCGTACATACTTGCACCTCCTCGATTTACTCAGACTCGCCATTCAGGTACCGGAAATCGGTTTAAAACCTGTTCTGCGCGGTTGTAGCATCGAAGTGCTACTTGAATAACAAAACAATGTTACCACAGATCAAAACAAGTTGTCAACATGATATCCGCGGCGCTGAACAGCATCCCGGATCATGTTTAAAGACCCTTCAAGCTCTATTTGATAGTGAAGAATTTGGGAATCCTCCCTAACAAACAGCTCCTGTGGAATTTTACTAGAAATCGCCCCGGAAAGCAATCGTTTTTTTTCATTATGGAAAAGAGGATTCACTACAAGGAGCTTCGCCTCCGTGCCGTCTCCCTTGGAATCGATTAGCTCCCGCTCCAGACGATAGACGGCAGTCTCCATCGTGAACGATGGTGATTGCTGTTCAGCAAGAAGGTCCGGCAGTCTCGCACCTTCTCTCTTCCTTGTCATTTCCAAGAGTCCGAGCTTCGTCAACCCGAGCACCGTTGTATGGACCGGGTCGTACCGAAGCGCCTTTTTCATTTCCGCGATCAGTCGTGCGTTGGATTTCTGATCTTTCATAGAAAGGAAGTCGACGATGATGATCCCGGACAGATTACGGAGACGGATCTGCCGTTGAATTTCCGGGACCGCTTCAAGATTGACCTGAAGCGCCTGGGAATTGGAGAAAGCGCGACCTTTGAATGTAGAGCTGTTTACATCAATAATCACCATTGCTTCCGTCTGATTAATATTAAGACGGGTCCCGTTTCCGATTTCCACCTTATCTGATAGCATTTGCTGCTGCAGAAGATCCAACGAAACAGGCAGCTCTTCGGATAAATTTCTGCTCCAGCGGATGAGAGGAGATAAAGATGGATACCGTTCCCTTGCCTCTTTGGCAGGCGTTCCGCTGTCGAAGACGATCTCCTTGATAGAAGTGACGGGGAATTTTCGCAGCAGTTGATCCGGAATCAGACTTTCCTGAAACAGTTTTCCCGATTTGTCCGTCTTCCCATTTAAAACGGACTCCCATTTCCTGCGCAGGTGACAAAGCTCCTCACAAACGTCATTCACTGCCGCCTCGGCCGCTCCAGTACGGACAATCACCCCTTCTCCATCTTCTATTTGATGAAGGACAGGGCCTTCCAGCCTTGCCCGATCTTCCTCTTTCAGTTTGCGTGAGAACACCACTTTTCCACCGAAAGGCTGATAAATGAGGTTCAGGCCCGGGATGGTTACATCCGCTGTTACCTGCGGCCCTTTCTCGCCAAGGGGCTCTTTTATCACTTGGACAATCAGGGATTCCCCTTCCCTAAGAACCGATTGAATGTTCTCTCCAGACCTCGGAATGGATTCCCTTCTTAGAAATCCACTCTTTTCTTCGCCGATATCAAGAAAGGCGGCCTGTAACCCTTGATCAACCTTTCTAACTTTAGCTGCATATAAAGAACCCGCGAGCGCTTCCGCTCCGGGCCGGTCCAGGACATATTCCTGAATAACGCCGTTTTCTATGACAACGGCGGACTTTTCCGTCGTTTCTGTATGTAGCACGAGCTTTCTCATGATTGTTCCATCCCTTTTCATAATGCAATTTTGCGAACGTCCCCCAATCGCAGGTCGGTTTTCTTTTCGTCAAAAAAGACCCGGAAACACTCTTGTTCATCTACTATATATAATTGGGATGGCTGTTTCAAGACGTATTTGTAGCGACGGTTAGCCCGGACATTCTTCAACACATCCCGTACAAGCGTATCAGAATCCGCCTTCCTGTATGTTGTCTTCAAGTACGTTCTGTTTTGAGATGCGCAGTACAACAAATACCGCATCTGGGTGTAGGAGCGGCGTTTCCACTCCAAGCCGTTCTCAACAATGAGAAAAGAGGCAAGCAGAATGGCAGAGAGAGTCCAGCGCCCTTCCATAAACAGCCAAAGAAAGGCCAGAATCAAAACCGTACAGGAGAGTAGAATCGTAAAGGCAAGGCTTTGCCGGAACGACCAAACCTGGGTTGCTGCATAGAAGCAGATTTTCCCCCCGTCCAGCGGCCAGACAGGAAGAAGATTAAAAAGCAGGATCACTCCGTTATACAGGAGAGCTTTTTCCAGAAGCGGATGAGGGCCGACCAAATTTCCCAGACCAAATAAGAGTCCCGCGATCCATACATGCTGTATAGGACCAGACAGTATCACGAGCATCTGCTCGCGAAAAGGCCTCGTATTATGTTCTTCACTTACTACAGCTCCGCCGAAAAGCCAAATCTCCATTTTCGTCACCCTCCAGCCACAGCGGCGGGCGGCGGTGAAGTGTCCGAGTTCATGAATAAACACAATGGTGAAAAGAACGACAAATTCATAAATCGCACCGGTCAAAAGTGCCGATCCAGCCAGGAGAAAAAACAGGGGGTGCACGTGGATCGTGTCTTTCAAATTAAGACCCTTCATTCACTTGGATCACCTCAGCCGGATCGAGGAACTGATCGTCTTTCTCCACCGCAAAAAAGAATTCAGCTGCTGATTCTCCCGCATCTGCCTCGACTGACCCCAAACCTTTCTGCGCCTTAACATTTTCATAGAGATGAACGTCAATGCTTGATAAATAGCCGTATGTTGTTTTCGTACCATCCTCATGCTGCAAGGTCACTGTATTTCCTGTATCCTCGTCTTTCCCTGCAAAAATGACCGTACCCGCACGAACCGCTTTCACCTGGGAATCATTCTCTGTCCTCATAATAATCCCCTTTCCATCATTTTGAAAAGACGTGGTTACCGTCCCGCTTACAGGCATAGCCAGTGGTTCTTTCCCACCATCCTCCACAGGCTGAATAACCTGCAGCGGATCACCGAAACGCTCACTATACCACGCACTGACGCTTGCAAATGGGAACTCTTCCTGCATCTGACTGACAGCCCATTCTCCGGGGCCGCTTAACACTGGTAATTCCGTGTTCTTACCAAGAGCGACAACACCGAATAACAGAACGGCGAACAGCATTTGCAGACCGAGCCGGCTTGTCCCCTTCGACCCAGAGGGTTCTTCCCTTCCATACGTACTGCTTGTTACAAGTGGTGGATATCCATGCACCTCTTCATCTCCAGGCGGGGCCACCCACTTTTTCGGTGGCACAGACCCGCTGCTGTACAGTTTCTTTTTCTTTCTTCCCGCTATGTCCCTTCGTATATCACGAATGTCTCTTTTCACAAAACAAACCCCTCTCCAAGGACCCTTTTTACCATTCTATGGGACAAGGAGTGGTAATATTTATTTTTCCAAAAAAAAGCTGCCACACATGGTGTGTGGCAGCTTTTGCAGTTAAGCGCGTATTCCAAAGAACCGCTTCACTTTGGCGAATACGCCCTGCGTTTCTTCCAGATTCATCAGGGGAACCGTTTCCCCAAGGATGCGCCGGGCGATATTGCGATAAGCGAGAGAAGCTTTGGAATTCGGCTTCATTGCAACAGGCTCTCCGCTGTTGGAGGCTTTGATGACCGCATCATCATCGATCACGATACCGACAAGATCAATGGACAGGACATTGACGATTTCATCGACGTCCAGCATTTCTCCATTTTTCATCATGTGGTTACGAATCCGGTTAATGATCAATCGGGGTGATTCCATGTCTTCCTGTTCCAACAACCCGATGATTCGGTCGGCGTCACGGACACTCGCTTTTTCCGGAGTCGTTACGACGATCGCTTTATCCGCACCGGCCACAGCGTTCTTGTATCCCTGTTCGATTCCTGCCGGGCAGTCGATGACAACATAGTCATAATCCTGCTTTAATTCATCGACGATCGCTTTGATCCCCTCAGGAGTGACCTCCGATTTGTCGGAGGTCTGCGCTGCAGGCAGCAGATGCAGACAATCGAACCGTTTGTCCGTTATCAACGCCTGTTTTGTTTTGCAACGCTCATTAACAACATCGACAATGTCGTAGATGATACGGTTCTCAAGTCCCATGACAACATCCAAGTTTCTTAGACCAATATCCGTATCCACCAGACAGACCTTCTTATTCTGCAAGGCGAGTGCAGTACCAAGATTAGCTGTCGTCGTTGTCTTTCCGACTCCTCCCTTGCCAGAGGTTATGACTATCGCTTCACCCATCAATCATTCTCCTTTCAAAACTAACGAGATCCGGCCGCCGCTTCAAGACTTCCTGAAGGCGGTCGATCCGAATCTTACCGAGCGCTTCGTCAATGAAGCCGCATTCCATATAGACCCCTTCCGACTCATAATCCGGTGAACGGCTGACCTGATCCGCTATCCGGAGCTGGTTGGGCTGCATATAGGAAGCAGCGATCACCGCGCCCGTATTTCCTTCAAACCCTGCGTGGGCGATTCCTCGCAGCCGCCCCAGGACGAAAATGTTACCTGTCGCATTGATTTGTCCACCAGGGTTAACATCCCCCACCAACAGCAAGTCTCCCCGGACTTCAATGACTTGTCCGGATCTTACCGTTCTTGCCATTGGTGTCATGTCGGTATTTTCTTTCCATTCTAATGCTTCCTGCTTGGTCAAGATGTCCGATTCAATCCGTTCGACTACAAGGTTCTGTTTCTCTCTGACCACTTCAGCCAAAAGTTTTTTCTGCTCCTCATCCAAATACCGCTTCCCTAACTGGATGGTGACACGAATCATTGGCTGGTCTTCGGTAATACCGTTCATAGAGAGCTTTTCTTTTAATTCAGAGAGGATGGTATCAAACGTACACTGATCATCTAAGCGCAGTGTTAATCCATCTCTCGTCCCTTTTATCATGATTATCTGACCATTCGCCGTCATGGCTTTCACCTCAAACCTTAGACATATCCGACACTTCAAGCATTATTTATTTCTTCTCCCCACGTATAGACACGCTCTTTCAAAAGCGGATACAGAAGGATGAAGAAGATCATATTCGCCGCCAGGGTAGGCAGAAGACGCAGAAGTAGATAATCTCCCCAGCCCATGGATGTGATCTGGACGAAAGAATACACGACGTACAGAATCGTATCGCAAAGAGCTACTCCGACAACTGCCAAAATAGAAGCGGCGAAAAAATTCGCATGCACCAGTTTATTTAATCCGTGGACGATATAAATGACAAGCGTATAAGTAATCATATATACACCGAGCACACCCGTATATACGACGTCCATCAAAAGGCCGAAAACCAGGCCGTACCATACCGCATGATACGTGTCATCCTTGTCATAGAAAATGGTGACAAGAAAAAGGAATATCAGAATCCAGTGAGGTGTCATCAATAAATCCGAATAGACGAGCTTAGCCGGAAGCAGACTCATCGCCATTCCCTGCATCACCAGCAGAAACAAACAAATAAGCGGGATGTAGTAACG
This sequence is a window from Bacillus sp. SB49. Protein-coding genes within it:
- the minD gene encoding septum site-determining protein MinD codes for the protein MGEAIVITSGKGGVGKTTTTANLGTALALQNKKVCLVDTDIGLRNLDVVMGLENRIIYDIVDVVNERCKTKQALITDKRFDCLHLLPAAQTSDKSEVTPEGIKAIVDELKQDYDYVVIDCPAGIEQGYKNAVAGADKAIVVTTPEKASVRDADRIIGLLEQEDMESPRLIINRIRNHMMKNGEMLDVDEIVNVLSIDLVGIVIDDDAVIKASNSGEPVAMKPNSKASLAYRNIARRILGETVPLMNLEETQGVFAKVKRFFGIRA
- the rplU gene encoding 50S ribosomal protein L21, with the translated sequence MYAIIETGGKQVKVEKGQEIFVEKMDVEAGESVTFDKVLFVGGDDTKVGAPYVDGASVTAKVEKQGRQKKITVFKYKPKKNYKRKQGHRQPYTKLIVEDINA
- a CDS encoding M23 family metallopeptidase, which encodes MKRDIRDIRRDIAGRKKKKLYSSGSVPPKKWVAPPGDEEVHGYPPLVTSSTYGREEPSGSKGTSRLGLQMLFAVLLFGVVALGKNTELPVLSGPGEWAVSQMQEEFPFASVSAWYSERFGDPLQVIQPVEDGGKEPLAMPVSGTVTTSFQNDGKGIIMRTENDSQVKAVRAGTVIFAGKDEDTGNTVTLQHEDGTKTTYGYLSSIDVHLYENVKAQKGLGSVEADAGESAAEFFFAVEKDDQFLDPAEVIQVNEGS
- a CDS encoding ACT domain-containing protein, which translates into the protein MADYNEKFYLVRSDILPEAMKKTIDAKALLERGKVESIFDAVQKVGLSRSAFYKYRDAVFPFQAMVKEQMITLFFHLEDRKGTLSDLLMIVARSGCNVLTIHQTIPLQGKANVTLSLNTSGMTGSIEKLLQQLHKLDFVDRVEILSSGA
- a CDS encoding ribosomal-processing cysteine protease Prp — encoded protein: MIHVSMFRSHGSITGFEVSGHAESGPYGHDLVCAAVSAVTFGAVNAVISLCEFEPAVEQGGEGGYLKITLPGNMDESVHSKAQTLLEGMLVSLETIENEYAQYIKISHR
- a CDS encoding ribonuclease E/G, whose translation is MRKLVLHTETTEKSAVVIENGVIQEYVLDRPGAEALAGSLYAAKVRKVDQGLQAAFLDIGEEKSGFLRRESIPRSGENIQSVLREGESLIVQVIKEPLGEKGPQVTADVTIPGLNLIYQPFGGKVVFSRKLKEEDRARLEGPVLHQIEDGEGVIVRTGAAEAAVNDVCEELCHLRRKWESVLNGKTDKSGKLFQESLIPDQLLRKFPVTSIKEIVFDSGTPAKEARERYPSLSPLIRWSRNLSEELPVSLDLLQQQMLSDKVEIGNGTRLNINQTEAMVIIDVNSSTFKGRAFSNSQALQVNLEAVPEIQRQIRLRNLSGIIIVDFLSMKDQKSNARLIAEMKKALRYDPVHTTVLGLTKLGLLEMTRKREGARLPDLLAEQQSPSFTMETAVYRLERELIDSKGDGTEAKLLVVNPLFHNEKKRLLSGAISSKIPQELFVREDSQILHYQIELEGSLNMIRDAVQRRGYHVDNLF
- the rpmA gene encoding 50S ribosomal protein L27, whose product is MLRLDLQFFAQKKGVGSTKNGRDSESKRLGAKRADGQTVTGGSILYRQRGTKIYPGANVGRGGDDTLFAKVDGVVKFERYGRDRKKVSVYPVQQEA
- a CDS encoding Spo0B domain-containing protein, which produces MGEQDIITVLRHKRHDWMNQIQLIHGYASLGKQDKLMEQIEEVKEEAEEERKLLNSHAGAFSIWLLTFNWTHDSYRVKFSFVDDVDLSRHDQRLTAYGIRMIQLMDEHTVPGELYEGVLTIYVGGQNALGLSWEWEGPFINGDDLKQKLNHEGFIVTLFDNKELSIEMTIE
- the minC gene encoding septum site-determining protein MinC, translating into MTANGQIIMIKGTRDGLTLRLDDQCTFDTILSELKEKLSMNGITEDQPMIRVTIQLGKRYLDEEQKKLLAEVVREKQNLVVERIESDILTKQEALEWKENTDMTPMARTVRSGQVIEVRGDLLLVGDVNPGGQINATGNIFVLGRLRGIAHAGFEGNTGAVIAASYMQPNQLRIADQVSRSPDYESEGVYMECGFIDEALGKIRIDRLQEVLKRRPDLVSFERRMIDG
- a CDS encoding M50 family metallopeptidase, with the translated sequence MKGLNLKDTIHVHPLFFLLAGSALLTGAIYEFVVLFTIVFIHELGHFTAARRCGWRVTKMEIWLFGGAVVSEEHNTRPFREQMLVILSGPIQHVWIAGLLFGLGNLVGPHPLLEKALLYNGVILLFNLLPVWPLDGGKICFYAATQVWSFRQSLAFTILLSCTVLILAFLWLFMEGRWTLSAILLASFLIVENGLEWKRRSYTQMRYLLYCASQNRTYLKTTYRKADSDTLVRDVLKNVRANRRYKYVLKQPSQLYIVDEQECFRVFFDEKKTDLRLGDVRKIAL
- the mreD gene encoding rod shape-determining protein MreD; translation: MSRYYIPLICLFLLVMQGMAMSLLPAKLVYSDLLMTPHWILIFLFLVTIFYDKDDTYHAVWYGLVFGLLMDVVYTGVLGVYMITYTLVIYIVHGLNKLVHANFFAASILAVVGVALCDTILYVVYSFVQITSMGWGDYLLLRLLPTLAANMIFFILLYPLLKERVYTWGEEINNA
- the obgE gene encoding GTPase ObgE; this translates as MFVDQVKVFVKGGDGGNGLVAYRREKYVPMGGPAGGDGGNGGDVVFEVDEGLNTLMDFRYQHHFKATRGQNGMNQKQHGKNAEPLVVSVPPGTTVKVAETGKVIADLTEHKQRSVIAKGGRGGRGNARFATARNPAPEIAENGEQGQELDVIVELKLLADVGLVGFPSVGKSTFLSVVTAAKPKIADYHFTTLSPNLGVVESQDHRSFVLADLPGLIEGAHEGVGLGHQFLRHVERTRLLLHVIDMSGVEGRDPYDDYVTINNELSSYDKRLENRPQIIVANKMDMPESAENLEAFKEQLGDTEADIYSISTVTREGLEELLYAVADKLDQIPKQEEEIEEVDERVIYKYEKEEAAFKVRRDDDGAYVLYGDKIESLFRRTDFSRDQSINRFARQMRSMGVDEELRKRGAENGDTVRLLDYEFEFVD